caaagaagtgATTACCATAACAGTCAgagtcaggatagtggttacttCTCtaagaaagagacacacagatggTTTCTGGCaagtgggaggaaagggctgACTATGTTTTATTTCTCGTCCTGGATGTTGGCTTCGTAATTATTTGTAAagctgtatttatgttttatgtacttttctctgtttatatttcttttacagtaaaaagttttgaaaaccttttttaaacaaatttttgttaTAATGAAAGTAATTTAAGTTCATtggtagaaattttgaaaatataaaaacagtattaaaaataacaatcacAATATCCCATCTCTTAGAGactaatgttaacattttatttttttcaaatgcatgagaaaaaaatctatttctttcttatacatataaatttgtatttatttttcacaattaagATCATACGAGCTTTTTTGCAAAATCTACTTTTTCCAACTCTGCATTTACCTATTCTTCTACAATCACCTGTTTATCTGTTTCCATGTCCCTCCCCCTTGACCCTAAgctcctgagagcagggactgttTGGATCCCCAGTctccagaacagtgcctgccataaAGCATacttattaaatgtttgttgagtaaacAAAATAAGTGGATATTTCTAAAGTTCTTTTGGAAAGTTTCCTTTATCCTTGCAATCTTTTCTACAGAGTTTGTTCAgcaaacataaatacataaaaaaatatttaggagagATATATTTTACCCCAGTGTCAAAATTATCATATGTTTtgaactggggtgggggcactCTGAGTTACTGCATTTTTGCTCTACCCACACACTACAGAAATCCAAAGATACCCtagatatgtttatttaaaactgGAGATCAAGCTATATAAGACTTGTGAGTTATGGAACtaggatcctttttttttaatttttgatttttggtgaggggaggtcattaggtttttttgtttgtttataaaatggaggtactggggattgaacccaggacctcttacatgctaggcatacactccaccactgagctctactctcccctcttcttattataaatttttttttttaatataagtactgggggttgaacccagcaccttgtgcatgcgaGGCATGCAATCTACTACTGGGCTATACCCCCCTCCCTGGAACTAggtttctttatgatttttaggCAACATAGTCTGGAGTTAAACTGCATTTTCAGCTCTGCCCCTGTCTGGGTGCGTTTTCTCGCTAACTTCTTTGAGGgcccatttcctttttaaatggaaatgattaTATCGGCCCTACCTGTATCACAGGATTGTTCCTAGGGAGCAAGCAAGACAACCAATATGAAGTTGGTTAAAAACTGTTCAAATATAAGGGCAATGTAATACTATGAAAAAAGATCCTATGACTTGATAACAGATAACTATACCTAAAAACATTGTCCAAGACTGTCTATCAAATGCAAGGCCGCTTAGACCAGAAGGGACGCTCTTTCTGCTGACACTTATAATAGTTTGTTGCAGGCCTTTTTAACTGCCAGGAAGTTCGACGCTAAACATAATGCTTTATTATTATAACCATTTCAGTCTAGGTTTGTTTTTGATTATTTCTTCCTCGTCTCTttatactgattttctttttttaatttccatttactgGCTTTATTGAACGTGTATCTTTTTGACTAACGGTTTTACTGAAgcgtaattcacataccatgtaATTCACCAGTTGAAATTGTACAACTCAGTGGCTTTTAGTgtattcatagagttgtgcaaccatcaccacagtcaagttTAGAACCTTTTTAtcgccccccccccaaagaagCCTATAGTCTTTAGCACTCACCCCACCATGTCCCCTATCCCCCCAGATCTGGAccaccactaatctacttttttatctctatggatttacccgttctgaatatttcatataagtggagtcACCAATATGTGTCTTtggtgtttggcttctttcattcagcctaatgttttcaagattcatctgtgtCTTAAcatgtatcattctttttttaaaaaaaattgtggtaaatgTATATACAAcataacatttgcattttatccattttaagtgtacaactcagtggcattaattacactcacaatgttgtgcaactgtTACtactattttcaaaacattttcatcaccccaaacagaaactctgtacccattaagcaataattcTCCCTTCTACCCTCTCCCTGGTTCCTGGTACTCTAATCTACgttctgtctctaggaatttacCTATTCTAGGTAAAGTGggatcatgcaatatttgtccttttgtgtttggcttatttcacttaccttaatgttttcaaggttcatccatgttgtagaatgtatcagaacttcattccattttatgtctgaataatattccattgtaggtagATACCACATTTTATatacccattcatctgtcaacagacatttgggttgtttccacctttggctcTGATGAATAATGCCTCAATGAACATCTTATATGAGTATCTATTTGactctgttttcaattcttttgggtttgtgccaggagtggaatttctgggttatatggtatttctatgtttaactttctgacaCCAAACTGCTTTTAAGCATGCACCTTTGCATATGTTTCAGTCCCCTCagattatgaataaataaatattatactcATGGACTTTTACCAAGGAGCAATCTTAGTTCTCATCCGTGAGGCCAATTCTAGTGTAAGGTCTATAAGATCAGGTTCTAACTGCTGATTTAAGCACATAGAAGAAGCTAatccttctgcttcctctccagccctgctgcaGATTTGGatctgctctcctcctcctcctcacattCTGATCACTCCTCTGAAACCTCATTGCCTGAAGTCCCAAAGGATAAATATCCCCAGGAATTCAGCCTGCTTAAGCTGCAGACAAGTGAGTAAGTCATAGatcctcctccacccacctctaCACCCAGGGTCTTTCAAGAAGTCTGCCATACTGTTGGGTACCATTCACTGAGGTGCCAGGCATTCAACACACTTCGTCTCTAGTTCTCACAACACCTCTGCTGGGGAGCTATAGTcatgtgtttttcaaaaataatgccTTTATATAAATGCCTTTAtataaaaaccataaaactactgtagcaaaagattaaaataataaagaaatatttagagtATAAAAACCTCTTCCCCAATATTCTCCAATAATCTTTCCATTCACCCCATAGCTGTGAAGAGTTTGATATATATTCTTCCAGAATTTTgaaacatgtatgtatgtatatatgaatttatAGATTGTAGTATGCCACCATATTTTCACTAGTAGAAAATAGTATACACATTATTTTCTGCTCAAAGTAAACAGATCATGGACCTCTTTCTGTGTCCATACATGTAGATTTATGTGGCTAATATAGacctacccattttacagagaggaaactgaggcttggagagattcAGTCACCCATACAAGTACACGTAGCTAGAAAGTGGAGGGATGGGATTAGTACCCAAAACTTGCCTgcctccaaagcctgtgttcctTCTTGGCCATCAAATAGCCCAAGAGTTTCTCAAGCAACTCTAGAGCTTTTAGGGGatcttttattgtttaaaatcacTTTAGCAGTTTTACAGGAAGAGTGtccaatgaggaaacagagacactgAGAGGTCTAGTAACTAGCCTAAGATGTCACAGTAGGCTTTCTGGTTGGCCTTAATCGCATGCACACATTTCCCCGTGTCACTGTAGTCCACTTATGTGCCATTGTTGCTGCCAGCACCATGTACCATCTGGTTAAGATGCCATGGTTGTCCCGGCGCCTCACTAGTTGATGGGCAGTCTGTTCTTCCTACACACTTGTTAGAGTAAAGGTTGAATCATAGTGCTTATAGAACTATCTCTGAgagggtgagggtatagctcagtggtagaacacatgctcagcatgtatgaggtcctgggttcgatccccagtacctctgttaaaaaaaaaaatactgtctctGAGCTTCCTAACCCTACATCACTTCCAACCATAAAACTGGCTTCATTTTTGCAGGGAAGGATaaaaggggggtggggaaagAGCGCTGTTAGATAGTTTTCTCCGTACTTCCCTTCCTTTGTGCCCTGTCCCACAGAGGCTGACAATACCTCTAATGTAGAACCAGGGAATTATACACATTGATGAAGGTGGTACAGCCAGATAGTGCAGGGGGGGAGGGCGGCTTTCACAACTTTTTGTCCTCCAACTACATTGTGAGGCTGGGAGCATTGTTGATGGGAGGATCTCTGATGTCCTGCAGAAGATGGACAACGTCCTGAGTGGACATTTTACCCGAGGTTTAGCAGCAACCTCCACACCTACCATGTTGGAAAGCAGTGCTTCTTTAATGGAGTCTTCCTTGGCAACCGGAGGTCTCTGTCAGAGAGGACAGTGGAAAAGTGctttggaaggaagaaatacGGTAATATTTTCCTCCCGGACCTTAACTGTGCAATGCCTGAAAATAGTTGTGAGTCGTGATTCTGCAGGCCCAGCATCCCGTGGCTGGGGGCAGCCCTGCCAGGTTACCGTGTCACCCTAAGGCAGCCAGGAAGATAGGAAAGTGAAGGGGATGGTTGGCAGGCTGCACTTTTTGGCAAAGAACTCACACCATATGCTGAtccacatttctgtttttctctgaatttcataAAATGCTAATGTGACATTCAAGTCATCAGATAAGTTCTCTCAGATGCTTATTAATAGAAACCTTCATTGAAGCCCGAAGAAAATAATTTACGTTTCAGTTAGATGCTGCCTGTCACATGCGTTTAAATCATACTTTAGATTCCTCTCAAGGAAAACATCCGTAAACCTTAGCCTGAAGTGCATGTTGTTATTTCATAGCTTACTTAATTGAGATGAGAAGATGTATATCTTCAGTTTGTAAGTTGTCAAGTTCTTTGTCCCAACCTACCCATCATAGATTTATTGAAAGACCCTAAAGAGTTGCTGAGTATCAAGGGACCATTTAGGGCACGCTCTTCTACAGAAATACCTGTGTAGGAGTCAGCCATTGCTTCAGGGAAGAATAAGATTGCTGTAGCAAGAAtgcaaacagaaagaaataggaaGTTCTCATTTTCGAGTTTTTGGTTAGACTTTGAAGCTCATAGCAGATACAGATACTTCTGGAaaccaaggcttttttttttttaatccaaagttggttcctttttattgacAAGTATTTTCCATGatatggatacaccacattttgtttaaccAGACCTGCTGTAAAACATTATTATTGCTTCTGTATTTTtagttattacaaataatgcttttATAAACAATCAtgtacaagttttcatttctctgggataaatgcccaggagtacaATTGCtcccaaatgctggagaggatgtagatAACTGGATCTTTTATACATTATTGGAAGGCTTTTGTTTGGCTAGAGGAGACACCAAAAGCCAGGCTAGAGGAGATGGGAAAGCAGTCACTGATATGGGGACTTTGAGGAGCCCTGCATCCTGCCCGACTCCTGAGGATCAAAATCTAGCAGTGATCAGAAGTGCATCTACCTGGGGCTTCCCCTCACAGTGTAGCTGGGGGAAGACCTTGAGCTTCAAACTGAAGTGGCTTCTGGCCTGACCCGGAGCAGGAAAGTAATAATAGCTGTGGAGGTTTGGGCAGAAAGCCAGCCTCAGGGTCTCACCAGGAGACGTGGAAGAATAGGAGCATTTCTGTGCATTGTAAAGACTGTGGCCATTAGTACCgagagcaagagagagcaagCTGGGAGAGCTGGGCTTACAGCTGGCATGCCGGGGGCAACGGTGTGACGCATAGTAAACCATCAGGCAAGAGATCATCTAAGAACAGATTTATGCTTCACCTGGTGCATTGGAGAGGAAGATGACTTCTAGAGGAGAGGAGGATGACTTCCAAAGGATCGGACTTGATGACACATTTTAGCGGACAATAGAAATAGATGCCACGTCTCAGAAAGTAGCAGCTACCAGTGTGGTTTGCAGACAGTGAGCCAGGACCCAAAGCCCTCCACTAAAGCTTTGATGTCATGTAAGCCTGCTGTGCACACCCCTACTTCCCACTCCTTACTGGGATACAGCCATAGGGTAGAACAGGAAGGATTTACTTAGCTGGTTTAAATCTGAAATaactgagaaaaatcaagaagGGACCAGGTTTAGCTGTATATTACTTAGGCATGCTCTTGGCCAcaagtaagagaaaaatcaaattatcaGAGGCTTAGATCATAAGATATTTATCATGCAATGAACAAGAAGCTTTGGAATCTTGGTGACCTGTATGGTCTGGTTGCCGAACGATGTTGTCAAAGATACaggctcattttgtttttttgtgttattATTCTTCTgagtgttggttttttttttttttttttttttttgtcttcatgcTTGTCACCTTATGTTCATAAGAGAACTGTTGCAGTCCCAAGGATCATGTTTTTATTCAAGacgtgaaaaagaaaaatctcttgtTGCCTTCCCCttttagaaggaaggaaaagttttCCCATATGGTCCTTGGGAGACTTCCTTCCACTCATGTCTCACTGGCCAGAACTGGGCCAACTATAAGTATATATCAAAAGTAAATgaggaggtgggtatagctcaagtggtagagcacatgcttaacatgcacaaggtcctgggttaaatccctggtacctccatttaaaaaaaaaaaaaaaaaagacttaagaacTGGTTGTGACCCTCCagcactttctctttctcttgctaTGGCAGCCTTAACCTTAACCTTAAGTCATAAGGCGAAGAAGGAAAAAGGTCCTTTAGTCGCTGCTTGGAAGGGAGCTACCCTTGAGAGCTGCTGAATCCACAGTGAACTTTGcaagagaaagaagtaaacaCCAATGATTGAGCTGCTGAGATTTCAGGGATTGTTTGTTACTGCAGAAGCCATCCTATTCTGACTGATCCAATATGCTGTACCATAGGAGGCCTATAcaagagaaaaattatgttttcagatCTGTTTCCCTACAACCTATGACCATAGACcattttgttcttccttctaTGGCAACAAATTAGGCCTTAAGGGAGCTCCACCAGTGGCTTGATCATAGCTGATGGCTTAGAGTCAACCATTAATTACACATATTTTGATTGACCTTTTTCTATTATAAATGTGTTGAATTCCAGTTCAAAATGGCAGCTGACTGGTGGTCCCTGATGCTGCCTCTCCATCTTGTCCAAGaaagaatgaggagagagagaatttcacaAAGGAAGATGTGTCCAGTGTCAAGCTTAGCAGTATCAAGTATTGCTGTGAGatcaaggaagagaagaaataaaaaaaagaatcatcacATTTGATGCTTAAAGAAGCCATTGAACAACATCACCTAGGAAGCAATTACACCAAAACAAATCAAGCCTACAGAGCCAAACATCAATTTACAGGAAATACCTAGGACAGAGGAACCCATTAAATGGTACCAAGGGGTGAAATCAGCAGAATCTCAACTGCGGCAAACTCTACAGAACAAATGACCTAGTTTCTTCATCAAATAAGTTgcaaggaaaaaagggagggaggaccTATATATTCAAAGAGACTTAAGACACATCAACTGATTGCTGTGTGGAtcttatttggatcctgatttgaacaaactataaacatttttaaattgtggcatTCATGAGACAATTGGATATTTGAACACTGATTGAATATTTGATGAGataaaggaacttttttttaagatatgagAAAGGTATTATGGTCATGTTGATAAAAATAATCCTTATCGATCAGAGGCACATACTGGTATATTCACAGCTGAAATTATATGAGGTCtgaaacttgctttaaaataatccctgagggcagaggagggtaAAGATGAAACAAGATTAGTCACGTGTTGACAGTTGAAGTTAAGTGATGGGAACATCAGGTTACATTACGCTTTTCTCCCAAACTTGGCACATGTTTGAAAATGTCCctaataaaaagtttttctttgtaaGAAAGGTAGAGTTGGGGTTACCACTGGAGTAGGGGGAAGAAAAGATGCTGTATTCAGGGAGAGGCCTATTGGAGgcttcaaatataaagaaaatattctatttcttaaatgGAGTGAGACGCACCCAAGTGCTTGTgatattttattctatatattcaataaatacttcataAACATACCTTTGCATTTACtcaatatttatgaaaacaagaaaaaggaaggaaggataaaaaaacacaaaattgagGATAATGTTTACTTTTGAGTTAGGAGGGAAGTGATGGGTGAGGGCTGGGATTTGGATCATCATAATAAtctcatttactttttgaaaatattttatttattattgtattacttaattattttattttggcggggaaggtatttaggtttatatatttttagaggagattGCTTTATAGGAGTCAAGGATTCAGTGTGCACTAATGCTCAGGAGTGAAAAGATTTCAACATTGCGGATACCTCTgattcacttttcattttaaaccaaAACATCCCATCCAGACGTAAGCTATTCTTCTTTCCCAGGTTGAGGCAATCATAACAACACCTTTATAAAAATGTCTCAAACACAGGCTCACACTTTTGTCTTCATCTCCTCAAAACGAGACAATCACAAACAGAACATTAAGACACCTACATGTACCTCGCAATAAAACACTAAATTATCCTATTTCCATTGTCATGTTGATACTTACAGCAAATCTGTGGCTCATCTTCAGCCCTtcttatgattttgtttttaaacatcattCACAGATATTGATCCCAGGAATGGAATCCCGAAGTTAACTCCAGGAGATAATCCATACATGTACCCAGAACAGAGTAAAGGCTTCCACAAAGCAGGATCAACTCTCCCACCGGtgaatttttcagtgtaagtGTATGTTAATAGTTAAGTTATTTACTTAACTTTAAAGGAACTGTACTTTTCTCtactacatataaattatattttgcaaGGGTTAAATCTCAACAAGACATAGATGGTGACAATTCCTAAAAAAGTCCATATCTAGTTCCTTAGTGTATGCACACATGTTTATGTGTAATTGAAACCATACACAGGATGTTCAGTTTTCATACTGAATCAGATTGTTGGTTAGTGGCTACTGTTTGAGTTGACTTACTTTGGAAGCATtgaggagaaattaaaaagaaaaatagttgatGTGGTACCttagaaacattatttaaaaatgaatcatgttctgaacaaaacaaaaacactaatttgaaaagatacatgcaccccagtgtttgcagcagcattatttacaatagccaatatatggaaacaacctaagtgtccatcaacagatgaatggataaggaagatgtaaTACATGTATACGATggtatactactcagccgtaagaaagagtgaaattttgccatttgcaacaacttggatgaacttggagggtactatgcttagtgaaaaagtcagacaaagacaaagactgtataatatcacttataagtggaatctgaaaaataaaacaaaccagtaaatataacaaaaaaggaacagactcacagatatatagagaacaaactagtggtcacagtggggagagggaagggggaggagcaagataagggtaggggattaagagatacaaactactatgtataaaataaataagctacacggatgtattgtacagcacagggaatataatcagtattttgtaataactataaatggaatataaccttgaAAAATTAtcaatcattatgttgtacacctgaaacatataatattgtaaatcaactataccgcgataaaaattaattatgtttgATTTAATGATCTTTACTAAAAATGGTAAAAGATAATAAGAATTATCGTCCTTAACGGGTTTGAAGCCCATACGTGACAATTAAAACCAGGAGATAAGACAATTTATTGAACACACAATGTAATGACCTCTTTGCCACAGGAGCCGTACCGGTTTTATGgttgccttttctgtttttcagagtgccttatgaaaagaaatttgatacatttattccACTTGAGCCTCTTCCACAAGTTCCCAAGTGAGTTCTCTCACCATGTTTTATATTCTCCTATCTTTATGAAAATATCaatcattatttttctcctatGGAGGAGGTCATAGACTCCTAACGCATATGGACCTTTTGAGTCCCCGCAGGTGGGTGGGACAAGCTGTAGAGAGGAGTTCTGGTGAGACACTCTAAGGGTAAGTGCCTGTGAAGTCTGGCAGCTGGGCTGCTCACGTCTTAACAGATGTGATTGGCCGACTATCCGACGCCCTGTGCTGTGCTAGGTGTGCACTATGATGGGTTTTATATGCAGTGAAAAGTCAGggcttctgttttctaaaatgtaagaGTTTGTTGGAAAAGAAAGACATATACTTAAATGAGTGCAGGCAGGAATGGTGGTTAGAGTTGGACGAGGCAGAGCGCAAGCCATTGGAGTATTCCTGTATTTGAGGGAGGTACCATGCCTCTGATCTTACATTTTAGCTCAGCTCCATTCTGAACcttataaattttgatatgtaggttatctttatttttaaagaattctgcaCTTTGTGTTGGTGTTTTCCTTTTGACTAAAGAATTACTTGATAGAAAGATTTTGAATTTCCAGGAgagctttttggtttttattttgtaattcgtTTTTACTTTTATCACCTTGCCATCagaaaatgttgtttttattatttttactttatggaACTTATCAAAGTTTTCCTTGTGATCTAATATGCATTTAATTTGGGGACTCTCTCCATATGCATTTGAAAGTGCATTCTATTTCATCAGGATGCAAAGTTAGATGCATACCCAGAAGATTTATCTAATTGATTATTCTGTTTAGCCCTTGTGCTTCCTTACTCATTTTTATCCATTAGCTTTGTCCACTTGGATTAAGAGTTGGTGTGTCAAAATGTCCAAATATTACTGTGTTTATTGTTAATGgttatgttttataatataaaaatattttaaaattgaaaatataaattttattttataaaaaatatataaatatttttatatgataaaatataaccATTAACAATAGTAGCAATTAACAAAATTGTTAATTGTAGTCATTAGCATAtaaaaacatctttctttttctcatttctttctttttgtcctaTATCATACCTTGCCAGATATTAAGGTTACaactcttattttgttttgtttgcatttaattaATATGCTTTTGCCCATTCTTAGACTTCCAGATCACTTTATTTTAGGTCTGTCTCTCAGACATAGAATTGGGACTTTGCTTTGTGAGccaatttgaaatttttctttaacaggCGAATTAAGGACATTTGCATTTATTGACCTGACAGATTTGATTTCAATTCTATTATAGTAGTTTCTGTTACATGTATTATgtgtattatattaatatttaccCTGAgtatttcactgttttttaattatttcaattaaagttaaaaattatttcttcaatgTTTAGAAATGCATGTGTTTTTATTCTTCTGGTTCTTCATGCTGATATCTTTCTATATTGCCCTTTGTCCTGCTTTTCTTACTTGGGCTTCTACTACTGGGTTGCCAGCTTTAAATTATAACCTGGACTCCCACCTATAACTATGTGTGGtagtcctcctcttccttcttacAGGCACTTCCCTACCTCCAGCAGGTTTATCAGAGTATTTTCCTAATCATGGTGCATTTCTccctaaaaatatgaaaattctagCTGCCAAAAGATGAGAACATTCGTCATCTTCCTGCTCTGACTCATCCAAGGAGCCACACTTCCTGGTACCTCTTGGAACACATACAGTGCAGCCCAGCATATGACCTTTCAAATCTCAACAGACTTGGGAGGATGCTGGTGTCTGCATTAGCTGAGGTCCTGGCAGAAAGCTGAAGGCATACTCAGCTGGGATTCTGAACTGTTTACTGATGTGTGGGCAGGTTGAGAGAACTCAGGTGGGAGGGCGAAGCATCCAGGGGCCCCTGACAGTGAGATTCTCTTACTACTCCTCAGTCTAAACAGCAGGAAGGGGCTCATGGTTCACAGGGCagtgggagacagagaagggctGTTCACAAGGAGTCGTGGCAGGGGAGCATGCAGCCGCTCTGGAACTGGGCTACCTGGGGAGATAGGGTGGGAATCGAGGAGCCTGATGAGACACACCCCAACCTCTGTCTTTCCATCTTCTGATCTCCTGTTGCCTCCTGTTAGTCAAGCCTGGCTCAAAAGTGGAGACAGGGAGGAGTCAAAGTGGTTCAGCACGGGGTCAGcttcctgggcagagaaggacacGAAAAAGATCTGAGTTTGTAGGGGGAGGGCAAATGGTGACAACTAACACGGTGTTTTCTTTTGACACTTGTCCCCAAAATTGGAGACCTTCTTACTTTTAGAGGATGTACTGTCTTGTCTGCTGAAGGTGTTTGTAGCATTTGCATGGGAGACCAACTCAAACTCAGGGTGGTGTTTTCTTCCCACAGCTTGCCTTTCTGGGTGAAGGAGAAGGCCAACAAGCTGAAGAATGAGATACAGGAAGTCAAGGAACTTGACAATTGGCAGCCAGCGGTCCCCTTGCTACAGAGTTTGCTCCCTGCTGGTGGGTTAGAGAACCTTCAAAGAATAGTATAAAAGCCTGGAGGCGAGCCCGGAAGAGCAGGATTTTGAGAGGCTTTgcagtggagaggagagaggcagtgCCTCTCTGGGAGTGGATGGTGTCCTTTGCCCCGAGGTGGCCCCTGGGCAGATGATGTCATGGCCATGGCCATGTCACCATCGAGTGTGTGGTTGAGAACTGTTGGTCTGGTCATGGAGCACAACCTTTAACTCTGTGCCTCTATCCACAGGTTCTTTGGACTTTCAGAAACAATCCTGAGAAGAAACAAGTCCAGAAAGTATGCACTGACTGTCCTCTGAGAGCCTCTAACCATTGACTACTTCTGTCAGTGTAACTGTTCAAAATCCAGTGTTGGACTGGGATGCAGAATCACCTGTGTTTTGCCCTTTTATAActttacattttgaaaactttcaaacttacagaaaatttgtTAGA
The Camelus ferus isolate YT-003-E chromosome 20, BCGSAC_Cfer_1.0, whole genome shotgun sequence genome window above contains:
- the SPATS1 gene encoding spermatogenesis-associated serine-rich protein 1; translation: MDTGNGPPCCHLPRINTAICSTELEKVQEKDSGMTMVERRYSTKQNDFLESKGCSANPTSSGRNVSPSSSVETGPSVSVPLSPRGASVYLPPAADLDLLSSSSSHSDHSSETSLPEVPKDKYPQEFSLLKLQTKDGQRPEWTFYPRFSSNLHTYHVGKQCFFNGVFLGNRRSLSERTVEKCFGRKKYDIDPRNGIPKLTPGDNPYMYPEQSKGFHKAGSTLPPVNFSVVPYEKKFDTFIPLEPLPQVPNLPFWVKEKANKLKNEIQEVKELDNWQPAVPLLQSLLPAGSLDFQKQS